A genomic stretch from Clavelina lepadiformis chromosome 5, kaClaLepa1.1, whole genome shotgun sequence includes:
- the LOC143459450 gene encoding regulator of MON1-CCZ1 complex-like isoform X1, protein MTKSTYAAYKNELNVCQNQKKRMTSAYYFELGKNPVRFDPVSMVTNVFFDEVNQQIFAVKSVVAGTTNVVVKGPTDKIALTFDMKDRGPLISVKFSYHHRVLALQRSERCVDFSNFVDGILDPIEYSQTCKGKTNKILTFHWISDSEVVFVTALGIEFYQVNTEKRFLKLIKSHTLSINWSVFSSDSVVLMAFSSKNLMVPFSFKNCQITKLQKFEVDTPKVSNTCLIERDVSLLSLYNALYAAVLRQPAPNTNEKCLLDLYILSRDQPVRKSFILRLGLVGRFQFSVVDNLIVAHHQVSKTSMMFDVRLPGLSRSNVVFLDPLINPLPIKPFIIKVEEFNTVKLKTETLDRECDLYANSWIVFHPNIVIDAALGCMWYLKLILTDISDMFFDQCHLLDFLLLRKSSKPTILEVCKQALSPIHRAPVTHVASIFSKLNQVYKDYIDAEQFYEQKLESQPDVRHVPHHRNNVVLDQNDVFTQILEPFAANKNIDYQFKFAVLTEYLKSLDSLKIKVKHFIYELLITVMVNGGGTFQLQQFLHHKVIRDSKLVACHLLSLESTHPACFEMALDMLKRLATSDEQVIEVMLSKQMILPALRFIRHVGMYDLVPARKFLNASTHDDMLFYTVYKFFEARNIRLNGKPEFTEKERCNEFMDHYIRLFATDVVKSA, encoded by the exons ATGACAAAATCCACATATGCCGCTTATAAAAATGAGTTGAACGTATGTCAAAACCAGAAGAAAAGAATGACAAGTGCTTACTATTTTGAACTGGGCAAGAACCCAGTTCGATTTGATCCTGTCAGTATGGTCACCAATGTGTTCTTCGATGAAGTTAACCAGCAG atttttgctGTGAAATCTGTTGTAGCTGGAACCACCAATGTAGTTGTGAAAGGACCAACAGACAAAATAGCCCTTACATTTGACATGAAGGACAGGGGACCGTTGATATCTGTAAAGTTTTCGTATCACCACAGAGTTCTTGCTTTACAGAGAAGTGAAAGATGTGTG GATTTTTCTAACTTTGTTGATGGCATCCTGGACCCAATCGAATATTCACAGACATGCAAG ggaaaaacaaacaagatctTAACATTTCATTGGATCAGTGACAGTGAAGTGGTGTTTGTGACAGCGTTGGGAATAGAATTCTATCAG GTCAATACtgagaaaaggtttttaaaattgatcaAAAGTCATACCTTGTCAATCAATTGGTCAGTATTTTCG tctgactccgtggttttAATGGCCTTTTCCTCAAAAAATCTCATGGTCCCATTCTCTTTTAAG aactGTCAAATTACTAAGCTTCAAAAATTTGAAGTAGACACTCCAAAAGTTTCGAATACCTGTCTCATTGAAAGAGATGTGAGCCTATTAAGTTT GTACAATGCACTTTACGCAGCAGTATTACGTCAACCGGCACCAAATACAAATGAGAAATGTCTTCTTGATTTGTATATACTAAGCAG AGATCAGCCTGTaagaaaatctttcattttacGTCTTGGTTTGGTTGGCCGTTTCCAGTTCAGTGTGGTTGATAATCTCATTGTGGCACATCATCAGGTTTCAAAA ACCTCGATGATGTTTGATGTTCGACTTCCTGGACTTTCTCGGTCTAACGTCGTTTTCCTCGACCCTCTCATCAATCCACTTCCAATCAAGCCTTTCATAATCAAAGTAGAAG agtTTAACACTGTTAAGCTAAAGACGGAGACTCTTGACAGAGAATGTGATCTAT ATGCGAATTCTTGGATCGTATTTCATCCGAACATCGTCATAGATGCCGCTCTTGGCTGCATGTGGTACCTCAAGCTGATCCTAACAGACATCAGTGATATGTTTTTTGATCAA TGTCACCTACTTGACTTCCTTCTATTGAGAAAATCAAGCAAGCCAACAATATTAGAAGTTTGTAAACAAG CACTTTCACCCATTCACCGAGCACCTGTCACTCACGTTGCAAGCATCTTCTCCAAGCTCAACCAAGTCTACAAGGACTATATCGACGCGGAGCAGTTTTACGAGCAA AAATTGGAATCCCAGCCAGATGTCCGTCACGTCCCACATCATCGTAACAACGTTGTCCTCGATCAGAACGACGTCTTCACGCAAATTCTTGAACCCTTTGCCGCCAACAAAAATATCGACTATCAGTTcaagtttgctgttttaacAGAATATTTAAAATCACTTGACAGCTTGAAAATTAAAGTCAAG CATTTCATATACGAACTTCTTATTACTGTAATGGTAAATGGCGGTGGAACTTTCCAGCTTCAGCAATTCTTACATCACAAAGTGATCAGAGATTCCAAGCTAGTTGCATGCCACCTGCTGTCACTAGAGAGCACACATCCGGCATGTTTTGAAATGGCTTTGGATATGCTCAAG AGATTAGCAACGTCAGATGAACAAGTAATCGAAGTTATGCTGTCTAAGCAAATG ATACTGCCGGCACTTCGCTTTATACGTCATGTCGGAATGTATGATTTGGTTCCAGCTCGGAAGTTCTTGAACGCCTCCACGCACGACGATATGTTGTTTTACACTGTGTACAAGTTCTTTGAAGCCAGAAACATACGTTTGAATGGGAAGCCAGAATTTACTGAAA AAGAGCGTTGCAACGAATTCATGGATCATTACATTCGTCTCTTTGCCACCGATGTTGTCAAGTCTGCCTGA
- the LOC143459450 gene encoding regulator of MON1-CCZ1 complex-like isoform X2 — protein MTKSTYAAYKNELNVCQNQKKRMTSAYYFELGKNPVRFDPVSMVTNVFFDEVNQQIFAVKSVVAGTTNVVVKGPTDKIALTFDMKDRGPLISVKFSYHHRVLALQRSERCVDFSNFVDGILDPIEYSQTCKGKTNKILTFHWISDSEVVFVTALGIEFYQVNTEKRFLKLIKSHTLSINWSVFSSDSVVLMAFSSKNLMVPFSFKNCQITKLQKFEVDTPKVSNTCLIERDVSLLSLYNALYAAVLRQPAPNTNEKCLLDLYILSRDQPVRKSFILRLGLVGRFQFSVVDNLIVAHHQVSKTSMMFDVRLPGLSRSNVVFLDPLINPLPIKPFIIKVEEFNTVKLKTETLDRECDLYANSWIVFHPNIVIDAALGCMWYLKLILTDISDMFFDQCHLLDFLLLRKSSKPTILEVCKQALSPIHRAPVTHVASIFSKLNQVYKDYIDAEQFYEQKLESQPDVRHVPHHRNNVVLDQNDVFTQILEPFAANKNIDYQFKFAVLTEYLKSLDSLKIKVKHFIYELLITVMVNGGGTFQLQQFLHHKVIRDSKLVACHLLSLESTHPACFEMALDMLKRLATSDEQVIEVMLSKQMILPALRFIRHVGMYDLVPARKFLNASTHDDMLFYTVYKFFEARNIRLNGKPEFTEKRCNEFMDHYIRLFATDVVKSA, from the exons ATGACAAAATCCACATATGCCGCTTATAAAAATGAGTTGAACGTATGTCAAAACCAGAAGAAAAGAATGACAAGTGCTTACTATTTTGAACTGGGCAAGAACCCAGTTCGATTTGATCCTGTCAGTATGGTCACCAATGTGTTCTTCGATGAAGTTAACCAGCAG atttttgctGTGAAATCTGTTGTAGCTGGAACCACCAATGTAGTTGTGAAAGGACCAACAGACAAAATAGCCCTTACATTTGACATGAAGGACAGGGGACCGTTGATATCTGTAAAGTTTTCGTATCACCACAGAGTTCTTGCTTTACAGAGAAGTGAAAGATGTGTG GATTTTTCTAACTTTGTTGATGGCATCCTGGACCCAATCGAATATTCACAGACATGCAAG ggaaaaacaaacaagatctTAACATTTCATTGGATCAGTGACAGTGAAGTGGTGTTTGTGACAGCGTTGGGAATAGAATTCTATCAG GTCAATACtgagaaaaggtttttaaaattgatcaAAAGTCATACCTTGTCAATCAATTGGTCAGTATTTTCG tctgactccgtggttttAATGGCCTTTTCCTCAAAAAATCTCATGGTCCCATTCTCTTTTAAG aactGTCAAATTACTAAGCTTCAAAAATTTGAAGTAGACACTCCAAAAGTTTCGAATACCTGTCTCATTGAAAGAGATGTGAGCCTATTAAGTTT GTACAATGCACTTTACGCAGCAGTATTACGTCAACCGGCACCAAATACAAATGAGAAATGTCTTCTTGATTTGTATATACTAAGCAG AGATCAGCCTGTaagaaaatctttcattttacGTCTTGGTTTGGTTGGCCGTTTCCAGTTCAGTGTGGTTGATAATCTCATTGTGGCACATCATCAGGTTTCAAAA ACCTCGATGATGTTTGATGTTCGACTTCCTGGACTTTCTCGGTCTAACGTCGTTTTCCTCGACCCTCTCATCAATCCACTTCCAATCAAGCCTTTCATAATCAAAGTAGAAG agtTTAACACTGTTAAGCTAAAGACGGAGACTCTTGACAGAGAATGTGATCTAT ATGCGAATTCTTGGATCGTATTTCATCCGAACATCGTCATAGATGCCGCTCTTGGCTGCATGTGGTACCTCAAGCTGATCCTAACAGACATCAGTGATATGTTTTTTGATCAA TGTCACCTACTTGACTTCCTTCTATTGAGAAAATCAAGCAAGCCAACAATATTAGAAGTTTGTAAACAAG CACTTTCACCCATTCACCGAGCACCTGTCACTCACGTTGCAAGCATCTTCTCCAAGCTCAACCAAGTCTACAAGGACTATATCGACGCGGAGCAGTTTTACGAGCAA AAATTGGAATCCCAGCCAGATGTCCGTCACGTCCCACATCATCGTAACAACGTTGTCCTCGATCAGAACGACGTCTTCACGCAAATTCTTGAACCCTTTGCCGCCAACAAAAATATCGACTATCAGTTcaagtttgctgttttaacAGAATATTTAAAATCACTTGACAGCTTGAAAATTAAAGTCAAG CATTTCATATACGAACTTCTTATTACTGTAATGGTAAATGGCGGTGGAACTTTCCAGCTTCAGCAATTCTTACATCACAAAGTGATCAGAGATTCCAAGCTAGTTGCATGCCACCTGCTGTCACTAGAGAGCACACATCCGGCATGTTTTGAAATGGCTTTGGATATGCTCAAG AGATTAGCAACGTCAGATGAACAAGTAATCGAAGTTATGCTGTCTAAGCAAATG ATACTGCCGGCACTTCGCTTTATACGTCATGTCGGAATGTATGATTTGGTTCCAGCTCGGAAGTTCTTGAACGCCTCCACGCACGACGATATGTTGTTTTACACTGTGTACAAGTTCTTTGAAGCCAGAAACATACGTTTGAATGGGAAGCCAGAATTTACTGAAA AGCGTTGCAACGAATTCATGGATCATTACATTCGTCTCTTTGCCACCGATGTTGTCAAGTCTGCCTGA
- the LOC143459451 gene encoding RING-type E3 ubiquitin-protein ligase PPIL2-like, whose product MGKRQHQSDKMYITGKEWAAFYGGHKKTVENADFRRLPFFCCSISLQPVENPMCTKEGHVFDLLNIVPWLKKYGTNPITGKKIDAKSLVKITFHKNADGKYHCPVLFKVFTENSHIVAVAKTGNVFSYDAVEQLNIKPKNWRDLLSDDPFTRADLITIQDPNNLDKFNLQKFFHFKHDQKLPDEDLKAKSDPRYYMKTVNAETSQTLDELKKNYKGDEMLKEKVKTKQVVDKFNTSNFSTGKVAASFTSTARAPEVEHEVQAKDIDEVRYEYVKKKGYVRLSTNLGDLNLELHCDIVPKTCENFVQLCKKGYYDGTIFHRSIRNFMIQGGDPTGTGKGGQSYWGTPFKDEFKFNLSHSERGILSMANSGKDSNKSQFFITFRSCKHLDRKHTVFGKLVGGMSTLGRMEAIKTDRKTDSPKESIEIEKAVVFVDPYEEADELLAQLRKDEIAAREKEEEQKRLAKKAAAKPKVYKSGVGKYINTSIASKNVQESEPNTKKRKVKLGTELNDFSSW is encoded by the coding sequence atggGAAAACGTCAACATCAAAGCGACAAAATGTATATCACTGGAAAGGAGTGGGCAGCTTTTTATGGTGGCCACAAGAAAACTGTGGAAAATGCAGATTTTCGTCGTTTACCTTTTTTCTGCTGCAGTATTTCACTACAACCTGTTGAAAATCCAATGTGTACAAAAGAGGGTCATGTTTTTGACCTTTTGAACATAGTTCCTTGGTTAAAAAAGTATGGAACAAATCCAATTAcaggaaaaaaaattgatgcaAAGTCTTtagtaaaaattacttttcacaaaaatgcAGACGGAAAATACCACTGCCCAGTGTTGTTCAAAGTTTTCACCGAAAATTCACATATTGTTGCTGTTGCAAAAACTGGTAATGTGTTTTCTTATGATGCAGTTGAACAACTTAACATCAAGCCAAAAAACTGGCGCGATTTGCTTTCTGATGATCCATTCACTAGAGCTGATCTTATTACTATCCAAGATCCAAATAATCTTGACAAATTCAACCTgcagaaattttttcattttaagcaTGACCAAAAACTCCCAGACGAAGATCTGAAAGCCAAATCTGATCCTCGCTACTACATGAAAACTGTAAATGCCGAAACATCGCAAACCTTAGATGAGCTAAAAAAGAATTACAAAGGAGATGAAATGttgaaagaaaaagtgaaaacaaaacaagttgtTGATAAGTTCAACACCTCCAATTTCTCTACTGGTAAAGTTGCTGCTTCTTTTACTTCAACAGCAAGAGCACCAGAAGTTGAACATGAAGTACAAGCAAAAGATATTGACGAAGTTCGTTACGAGTATGTGAAAAAGAAAGGTTACGTTCGACTCAGCACTAATCTTGGTGATCTAAACTTGGAACTACATTGTGATATTGTACCAAAGACttgtgaaaattttgttcaactttGCAAGAAAGGTTACTATGATGGGACAATCTTTCACAGGTCTATTAGGAATTTTATGATCCAGGGTGGCGACCCAACTGGGACAGGAAAAGGTGGGCAGTCATACTGGGGCACCCCTTTCAAAGAtgaatttaagtttaatttatcCCATTCTGAAAGAGGTATTTTAAGTATGGCAAACTCGGGAAAAGATTCAAACAAGTCACAATTTTTCATCACTTTTCGATCTTGCAAGCACCTTGATCGAAAGCATACAGTGTTTGGTAAACTAGTAGGAGGCATGTCCACACTTGGTAGAATGGAGGCAATTAAAACAGACAGGAAGACTGACTCTCCAAAGGAATCTATAGAAATTGAGAAAGCGGTTGTGTTTGTTGATCCATATGAGGAAGCAGATGAACTGCTTGCCCAGCTTCGGAAAGATGAAATTGCTGCTCGTGAAAAAGAAGAGGAGCAAAAGCGCCTTGCAAAAAAAGCTGCAGCCAAGCcaaaagtttacaaaagtGGAGTCGGCAAATATATAAACACAAGCATTGCAAGTAAGAATGTGCAAGAAAGTGAACCTAACACTAAAAAGAGAAAAGTGAAACTGGGAACTGAACTAAATGATTTTAGTTCCTGGTAA
- the LOC143459452 gene encoding mitochondrial inner membrane protease ATP23 homolog has protein sequence MANEDAASEPKSLPDFFNRDVSERRAFIMSMITNSKLPSERLETTLITLKKVLSEENPVISTLFSALADSGCAFNFNKHILIENCNPNLLAYGLFDSQRNRIVLCQNMLENIPSDSVKYDIMKYLLSFQLVHAFDHCRANADFFVNPKHDMCSAIRGASLSGLCMFNINKLMSTFSGFKSYHQKCVKDKAFKSFHALYGDWSDKDIKKLLDEVFPSCYNDHSPFDRIPLTHNQAKMSYKAYQTRNRYNIEE, from the coding sequence ATGGCTAACGAAGATGCTGCCTCTGAACCGAAGTCTCTTCCAGATTTTTTCAATCGTGATGTTTCAGAAAGAAGGGCTTTCATCATGTCAATGATTACTAATTCCAAGCTTCCGTCTGAGAGACTCGAAACTACTCTaattacattgaaaaaagtactTAGTGAAGAAAATCCCGTTATTTCTACGTTGTTTTCTGCACTTGCAGACAGTGGATGTGCGTTCAATTTTAATAAGCACATTCTAATAGAAAACTGCAACCCTAATTTACTTGCTTATGGTTTGTTTGATTCACAAAGAAATAGGATTGTTTTATGCCAAAACATGCTTGAAAATATACCGTCTGACAGTGTGAAGTATGACATCATGAAGTATCTTTTAAGCTTTCAATTAGTGCATGCTTTTGACCATTGTCGTGCAAATGCTGATTTCTTCGTGAACCCCAAGCATGATATGTGTAGCGCGATTCGTGGAGCATCGCTTAGTGGCCTTTGCATGTTTAATATCAACAAACTAATGTCAACATTTTCTGGTTTTAAAAGTTATCACCAGAAGTGTGTGAAAGATAAAGCCTTTAAGTCATTTCATGCTTTATATGGAGACTGGAGTGACAaagacattaaaaaacttttagaCGAGGTATTTCCATCATGTTACAATGATCATTCCCCTTTTGATAGAATCCCACTGACACATAATCAAGCAAAAATGTCTTATAAAGCTTATCAAACTAGGAATAGATATAATATTGAAGAATGA
- the LOC143459019 gene encoding kelch-like protein 26, whose translation MQLFCIMEWMKYVLNERQEHLTFVMESIYEFSSHNIQHFRGKSAICLDVLGFLKTRSKFLNHFVNTAAMPSYPKKSTDKLLFYNGKDVPFSIYKVATNRWFVLEDAEIERLDSRVIAKDNMIYVIGGQVGNTILPQVQTLKLIDYSPHHTDLYPHQEWKEIAPINIKRRNFGCTVWKNCIYIAGGTQVVLGTNEAQYSTLSSVECLDLETGAASVTKMDMNTCRGRVELIACGRYLYALGDLQTSEEDKNGDFELVLPAERYDGEGWTKIPPPKTVMSNATGVALNGRIYALGKDIRRCQNHTIAMETYDPEREEWSKLASMKGDIERATSCVIGGKIYAYGKRPNCQKTVLEVYCHVTNSWKIVTEFDEHRYWSNMTAFE comes from the coding sequence ATGCAACTGTTTTGTATCATGGAATGGATGAAATATGTCTTGAATGAGCGGCAAGAACATTTGACTTTTGTAATGGAATCAATCTACGAGTTCAGCAGCCACAACATTCAACATTTCCGGGGAAAGAGCGCCATTTGCCTCGATGTTCTTGGTTTCTTGAAGACAAGAAGTAAATTCTTGAATCACTTTGTGAACACAGCAGCAATGCCAAGCTATCCAAAGAAATCAACCGATAAACTACTTTTTTACAACGGCAAAGATGTGCCTTTCTCAATTTATAAAGTCGCCACCAATCGGTGGTTTGTGCTAGAAGATGCCGAAATTGAACGACTAGATTCCCGCGTGATTGCTAAAGATAATATGATCTACGTCATTGGAGGTCAGGTGGGCAACACCATCTTGCCGCAAGTCCAAACTTTAAAACTGATAGACTATAGTCCTCATCATACAGACCTATATCCTCATCAAGAGTGGAAAGAGATTGCTCCAATTAATATCAAAAGGCGGAATTTTGGATGTACCGTCTGGAAGAATTGCATTTACATTGCTGGTGGCACCCAAGTAGTGTTGGGTACAAACGAAGCTCAATATTCGACTCTGTCCAGCGTAGAGTGCTTAGATCTTGAAACCGGTGCTGCCTCGGTCACAAAAATGGACATGAACACGTGTAGAGGACGAGTTGAGCTGATAGCCTGCGGTCGGTATCTCTATGCATTGGGCGATCTTCAGACATCGGAAGAAGACAAGAACGGTGACTTTGAACTGGTTTTACCTGCTGAGCGTTATGACGGTGAAGGATGGACAAAAATTCCACCACCAAAGACGGTTATGTCCAACGCCACGGGTGTTGCCTTGAATGGCAGAATTTACGCCCTTGGGAAAGACATCCGCCGATGCCAAAACCACACCATCGCCATGGAAACCTACGACCCAGAGAGAGAGGAATGGAGTAAACTGGCCTCCATGAAAGGCGACATCGAGCGGGCAACGTCCTGTGTTATCGGGGGAAAAATTTACGCTTACGGGAAACGCCCAAACTGTCAGAAAACAGTTCTTGAAGTCTACTGTCATGTTACAAACTCGTGGAAAATTGTAACCGAGTTTGATGAACATAGATATTGGTCCAACATGACTGCTTTTGAGTAA